The proteins below come from a single Panicum hallii strain FIL2 chromosome 7, PHallii_v3.1, whole genome shotgun sequence genomic window:
- the LOC112900247 gene encoding pachytene checkpoint protein 2 homolog, with product MSAPMEISFSAPPPPPDAACTVVSSSSPSPPPQQQQAAAVVAPSPADDKVLVSVEVLLHATSAARHSDVQAAVERMLEARSLSYVDGPVPIPADNSFLIENVKKIQICDTDEWVENHKVLLFWQVKPVVHVFQLSEDGPGEEPGEDDTLSTFNEWALPAKEFDGLWESLLYEVGLKQRLLRYAASALLFTERGVDPCLVSWNRIVLLHGPPGTGKTSLCKALAQKLSIRFKSRYSMCQLIEVNAHSLFSKWFSESGKLVAKLFQKIQEMVEEESNLVFVLIDEVESLAAARQAAISGSEPSDSIRVVNALLTQMDKLKSWPNVIILTTSNITTAIDIAFVDRADIKAYVGPPTLQARYEILRSCIQELLRVGILTYPQGGSVPCILNYSTLREKQHCPEAAEPHGSFHLSSLLYEAAELCEGLSGRSLRKLPFLAHASVANPSCCDASTFMHTLIQTAKREISESRG from the exons atgAGCGCCCCTATGGAGATCTCCTTCTCCGCGCCCCCACCCCCTCCGGACGCCGCGTGCACCGtggtctcctcctcctcgccgtcgccgccgccgcagcagcagcaggcggcggccgtggtcgCTCCTTCCCCGGCCGACGACAAGGTCCTCGTCTCAg TTGAGGTACTGCTTCACGCCACGAGCGCGGCTCGCCACTCGGACGTCCAGGCGGCGGTCGAGAG GATGCTAGAAGCTCGAAGCTTAAGCTATGTTGATGGGCCTGTGCCGATTCCTGCTGATAATTCTTTTCTTATTGAAAATGTCAAAAAGATCCAAATCTGTGACACTG ATGAGTGGGTTGAGAATCACAAGGTTCTCTTATTTTGGCAAGTCAAGCCTGTTGTGCATGTGTTCCAG CTGAGTGAAGATGGTCCTGGTGAGGAACCAGGTGAGGATGATACACTCTCAACCTTCAATGAGTGGGCCTTACCTGCCAAAGAATTTGATGGTCTGTGGGAAAG CTTACTATATGAAGTTGGTCTCAAGCAGAGGTTGCTGAGATATGCTGCCAGTGCTTTGCTTTTTACTGAAAGAGGTGTGGACCCATGTCTGGTTTCTTGGAACCG GATTGTACTTTTGCATGGTCCACCTGGAACCGGAAAGACTTCCTTGTGTAAAGCACTAGCACAGAAACTTTCCATTCGCTTCAAATCAAG GTATTCTATGTGTCAATTGATTGAAGTGAATGCTCATTCATTGTTCAGCAAGTGGTTTTCTGAAAGTGGAAAACTG GTAGCCAAacttttccagaagatccaaGAGATGGTGGAGGAAGAAAGCAACCTGGTATTTGTATTGATAG ATGAAGTTGAAAGCCTTGCTGCTGCCAGACAGGCTGCCATATCTGGCTCCGAACCTTCAGACTCCATTAGA GTTGTCAATGCACTGCTAACACAAATGGACAAACTGAAGTCTTGGCCAAACGTTATCATTTTGACAACATCAAATATCACTACAGCAATTG ATATTGCATTTGTTGACAGGGCAGACATTAAGGCTTATGTCGGACCCCCTACGCTTCAAGCACGATACGAGATCTTGAGGTCATGCATACAGGAACTTTTAAGAGTTGGTATTCTTACATATCCTCAG GGCGGTAGTGTGCCATGTATTCTGAACTATTCGACCCTGAGAGAGAAGCAGCACTGTCCTGAGGCAGCAGAACCCCATGGCTCATTTCATCTCTCGAGTCTACTCTACGAAGCCGCAGAACTGTGCGAG GGACTTAGCGGACGGTCATTGCGGAAACTCCCTTTCCTGGCACATGCCTCTGTCGCCAACCCTTCGTGCTGCGATGCTTCTACTTTCATGCATACTTTGATACAAACAGCGAAAAGAGAGATCTCGGAGTCGCGTGGTTAG
- the LOC112900248 gene encoding protein FLX-like 4 isoform X1, with the protein MAHRGHLDGLSAQAAGLMRHGSFAAGSLSSRSPLDSSSTLEMLEKKLAMQTAEVEKLIRENQRLATSHEVLRQDIVDTEKEMQLIRTHLGEVQTETDLQIRDLLERIRLMEADIQSGDAVNKELHQVHMEAKRLIAERQMLTLEIENANKEIQKLSASGDNKSLPELLAELDGLRKEHHNLRSQFEFEKNTNVKQVEQMRTMEMNLITMTKQAEKLRTDVANAERRAQAAAAQAAAQAAGAQVATSQPGTAQATAASAAATNPYASAYANYPTAYQQGTQPGEYQQGTQAGAYQQGTQPAVYQQGTQAGAYTYAYDAATAYQMHAAQASAYGGYSGYPVAGYTQSAVPNYPAAYAVPPQPINSGAATDVTNLYGAIGITGYPAGQVQPSSGTANAAQAPPPPPPPTTPYPSTYDPARGAQR; encoded by the exons ATGGCTCATCGTGGACACCTAGATGGACTGAGTGCCCAAGCTGCAGGTCTGATGCGCCATGGTTCCTTCGCTGCAGGCAGCCTCTCTAGCCGCTCACCATTGGACTCTTCGTCCACACTGGAGATGCTGGAGAAAAAGCTTGCCATGCAGACTGCAGAGGTAGAAAAGCTTATCAGGGAGAATCAGCGGTTAGCAACAAGCCATGAGGTCTTGAGGCAGGACATTGTTGATACAGAGAAAGAGATGCAGTTGATTCGCACCCACCTAGGCGAAGTTCAGACAGAGACTGATTTGCAGATTAGAGATCTATTGGAGAGAATCAGATTGATGGAGGCAGACATACAAAGTGGCGATGCCGTAAACAAGGAGCTTCACCAAGTGCATATGGAGGCAAAGAGACTTATTGCTGAAAGGCAGATGCTAACCCTTGAGATAGAGAATGCGAATAAAGAAATACAGAAACTTTCTGCCTCAGGTGACAATAAAAGCCTTCCTGAATTGCTTGCTGAGCTAGATGGGCTACGGAAAGAGCATCATAATCTACG ATCTCAATTTGAATTTGAGAAAAATACAAACGTCAAGCAAGTTGAGCAGATGCGGACAATGGAAATGAACCTGATAACCATGACTAAACAGGCTGAGAAGTTACGCACCGATGTGGCAAATGCTGAAAGACGGGCACAGG cagctgcagctcaAGCAGCAGCACAGGCGGCTGGTGCCCAGGTTGCAACTTCACAGCCTGGGACAGCACAGGCTACAGCAGCGTCAGCAGCAGCCACAAACCCATACGCAAGTGCATATGCCAATTACCCCACAGCATATCAGCAGGGAACCCAGCCAGGGGAATATCAGCAGGGAACCCAGGCTGGGGCGTATCAGCAAGGAACCCAACCTGCGGTGTATCAGCAGGGAACCCAGGCCGGGGCATACACCTATGCTTACGATGCTGCTACCGCTTACCAAATGCATGCTGCGCAAGCTAGCGCATATGGAGGCTACTCTGGCTATCCAGTTGCGGGCTATACGCAAAGTGCAGTGCCCAATTATCCTGCAGCCTATGCTGTGCCTCCACAACCCATTAACAGTGGTGCAGCAACGGATGTCACGAACCTGTATGGCGCGATTGGTATCACTGGATATCCTGCTGGGCAAGTTCAGCCGAGCAGTGGCACTGCAAATGCAGCGCAagcacctccaccaccacctccaccgacAACACCATATCCCAGCACATATGACCCAGCAAGAGGAGCCCAGAGGTGA
- the LOC112900248 gene encoding protein FLX-like 4 isoform X2, whose amino-acid sequence MAHRGHLDGLSAQAAGLMRHGSFAAGSLSSRSPLDSSSTLEMLEKKLAMQTAEVEKLIRENQRLATSHEVLRQDIVDTEKEMQLIRTHLGEVQTETDLQIRDLLERIRLMEADIQSGDAVNKELHQVHMEAKRLIAERQMLTLEIENANKEIQKLSASGDNKSLPELLAELDGLRKEHHNLRSQFEFEKNTNVKQVEQMRTMEMNLITMTKQAEKLRTDVANAERRAQAAAQAAAQAAGAQVATSQPGTAQATAASAAATNPYASAYANYPTAYQQGTQPGEYQQGTQAGAYQQGTQPAVYQQGTQAGAYTYAYDAATAYQMHAAQASAYGGYSGYPVAGYTQSAVPNYPAAYAVPPQPINSGAATDVTNLYGAIGITGYPAGQVQPSSGTANAAQAPPPPPPPTTPYPSTYDPARGAQR is encoded by the exons ATGGCTCATCGTGGACACCTAGATGGACTGAGTGCCCAAGCTGCAGGTCTGATGCGCCATGGTTCCTTCGCTGCAGGCAGCCTCTCTAGCCGCTCACCATTGGACTCTTCGTCCACACTGGAGATGCTGGAGAAAAAGCTTGCCATGCAGACTGCAGAGGTAGAAAAGCTTATCAGGGAGAATCAGCGGTTAGCAACAAGCCATGAGGTCTTGAGGCAGGACATTGTTGATACAGAGAAAGAGATGCAGTTGATTCGCACCCACCTAGGCGAAGTTCAGACAGAGACTGATTTGCAGATTAGAGATCTATTGGAGAGAATCAGATTGATGGAGGCAGACATACAAAGTGGCGATGCCGTAAACAAGGAGCTTCACCAAGTGCATATGGAGGCAAAGAGACTTATTGCTGAAAGGCAGATGCTAACCCTTGAGATAGAGAATGCGAATAAAGAAATACAGAAACTTTCTGCCTCAGGTGACAATAAAAGCCTTCCTGAATTGCTTGCTGAGCTAGATGGGCTACGGAAAGAGCATCATAATCTACG ATCTCAATTTGAATTTGAGAAAAATACAAACGTCAAGCAAGTTGAGCAGATGCGGACAATGGAAATGAACCTGATAACCATGACTAAACAGGCTGAGAAGTTACGCACCGATGTGGCAAATGCTGAAAGACGGGCACAGG ctgcagctcaAGCAGCAGCACAGGCGGCTGGTGCCCAGGTTGCAACTTCACAGCCTGGGACAGCACAGGCTACAGCAGCGTCAGCAGCAGCCACAAACCCATACGCAAGTGCATATGCCAATTACCCCACAGCATATCAGCAGGGAACCCAGCCAGGGGAATATCAGCAGGGAACCCAGGCTGGGGCGTATCAGCAAGGAACCCAACCTGCGGTGTATCAGCAGGGAACCCAGGCCGGGGCATACACCTATGCTTACGATGCTGCTACCGCTTACCAAATGCATGCTGCGCAAGCTAGCGCATATGGAGGCTACTCTGGCTATCCAGTTGCGGGCTATACGCAAAGTGCAGTGCCCAATTATCCTGCAGCCTATGCTGTGCCTCCACAACCCATTAACAGTGGTGCAGCAACGGATGTCACGAACCTGTATGGCGCGATTGGTATCACTGGATATCCTGCTGGGCAAGTTCAGCCGAGCAGTGGCACTGCAAATGCAGCGCAagcacctccaccaccacctccaccgacAACACCATATCCCAGCACATATGACCCAGCAAGAGGAGCCCAGAGGTGA
- the LOC112900248 gene encoding protein FLX-like 4 isoform X3, which translates to MAHRGHLDGLSAQAAGLMRHGSFAAGSLSSRSPLDSSSTLEMLEKKLAMQTAEVEKLIRENQRLATSHEVLRQDIVDTEKEMQLIRTHLGEVQTETDLQIRDLLERIRLMEADIQSGDAVNKELHQVHMEAKRLIAERQMLTLEIENANKEIQKLSASGDNKSLPELLAELDGLRKEHHNLRSQFEFEKNTNVKQVEQMRTMEMNLITMTKQAEKLRTDVANAERRAQDLPEEMLAKLCQVFYLSYQAFYFGL; encoded by the exons ATGGCTCATCGTGGACACCTAGATGGACTGAGTGCCCAAGCTGCAGGTCTGATGCGCCATGGTTCCTTCGCTGCAGGCAGCCTCTCTAGCCGCTCACCATTGGACTCTTCGTCCACACTGGAGATGCTGGAGAAAAAGCTTGCCATGCAGACTGCAGAGGTAGAAAAGCTTATCAGGGAGAATCAGCGGTTAGCAACAAGCCATGAGGTCTTGAGGCAGGACATTGTTGATACAGAGAAAGAGATGCAGTTGATTCGCACCCACCTAGGCGAAGTTCAGACAGAGACTGATTTGCAGATTAGAGATCTATTGGAGAGAATCAGATTGATGGAGGCAGACATACAAAGTGGCGATGCCGTAAACAAGGAGCTTCACCAAGTGCATATGGAGGCAAAGAGACTTATTGCTGAAAGGCAGATGCTAACCCTTGAGATAGAGAATGCGAATAAAGAAATACAGAAACTTTCTGCCTCAGGTGACAATAAAAGCCTTCCTGAATTGCTTGCTGAGCTAGATGGGCTACGGAAAGAGCATCATAATCTACG ATCTCAATTTGAATTTGAGAAAAATACAAACGTCAAGCAAGTTGAGCAGATGCGGACAATGGAAATGAACCTGATAACCATGACTAAACAGGCTGAGAAGTTACGCACCGATGTGGCAAATGCTGAAAGACGGGCACAGG ACTTACCTGAGGAGATGTTGGCTAAACTTTGCCAAGTATTTTATTTGTCATATCAAGCATTTTATTTTGGGCTTTAG
- the LOC112901476 gene encoding isocitrate dehydrogenase [NAD] regulatory subunit 1, mitochondrial-like isoform X2, with protein MARRSAPLLRRLVAAASPPAPEPLPGHGGGLARRTVTYMPRPGDGTPRAVTLIPGDGIGPLVTGAVRQVMEAMHAPVYFETYEVRGDMPTVPPAVIESIRRNKVCIKGGLATPVGGGVSSLNMQLRKELDLYASLVHCSNLPGLPTRHEGVDIVVIRENTEGEYSGLEHEVVPGVVESLKFCSERIAKYAFEYAYLNNRKKVTAVHKANIMKLADGLFLESCREVASKYPGIQYDEMIVDNCSMQLVSKPEQFDVMVTPNLYGNLVANTAAGIVGGTGIMPGGNVGQDYAVFEQGASAGNVGNEKIMEQKKANPVALLLSSAMMLRHLQFPSFADRLETAVKRVVAEGTYRTKDLGGTSTTQEVTNAVIANLD; from the exons ATGGCGCGGCGATCCGCCCCGCTCCTGCGCCGCCTCGTGGCAGCCGCCTCCCCGCCCGCGCCGGAGCCCCTCCCgggccacggcggcggcctcgCGCGGCGCACGGTGACCTACATGCCACGGCCCGGGGACGGCACCCCGCGCGCCGTCACGCTCATCCCGGGAGACGGCATCGGGCCCCTCGTCACGGGCGCCGTGCGGCAGGTCATGGAGGCGATGCACGCGCCCGTCTACTTCGAGACCTACGAGGTCCGCGGCGACATGCCCACGGTCCCGCCCGCCGTCATCGAGTCCATCCGCCGCAACAAGGTCTGCATCAAGGGCGGCCTCGCCACGCCCGTCGGCGGCGGGGTTTCCTCCCTCAACATGCAGCTCCGGAAGGAGCTCGACCTCTACGCCTCGCTCGTCCACTGCTCCAACCTCCCCGGCCTGCCCACCAGGCACGAGGGCGTTGACATCGTCGTCATCAGGGAGAACACCGAGGGCGAGTACTCGGGGCTCGAGCATGAGGTCGTGCCCGGGGTCGTTGAGAGCCTCAAG TTTTGCTCTGAGAGGATTGCAAAATATGCGTTCGAGTACGCTTACCTTAACAACCGAAAGAAAGTCACTGCAGTGCATAAAGCAAACATCATGAAGCTTGCTGATGGTTTGTTCTTGGAGTCCTGCCGTGAGGTTGCTTCAAAGTATCCTGGTATTCAGTACGATGAAATGATTGTTGACAATTGCTCTATGCAACTTGTCTCAAAGCCTGAACAATTTGATGTCATG GTTACACCTAACCTTTATGGCAATTTGGTGGCCAACACAGCTGCAGGTATTGTTGGAGGGACTGGTATCATGCCTGGAG GTAACGTGGGTCAGGACTATGCCGTCTTCGAGCAAGGTGCTTCTGCGGGAAATGTTGGAAACGAGAAGATCATGGAGCAGAAGAAAGCAAACCCTGTCGCGCTGCTTCTATCATCTGCCATGATGCTGAGACATTTGCAGTTCCCTTCATTCGCTGACCGGCTGGAGACGGCGGTGAAGCGTGTCGTGGCAGAAGGCACATACAGAACAAAGGATCTTGGCGGCACCAGCACCACGCAGGAAGTCACCAACGCGGTGATTGCCAATCTGGATTAG
- the LOC112901476 gene encoding isocitrate dehydrogenase [NAD] regulatory subunit 1, mitochondrial-like isoform X1, which translates to MARRSAPLLRRLVAAASPPAPEPLPGHGGGLARRTVTYMPRPGDGTPRAVTLIPGDGIGPLVTGAVRQVMEAMHAPVYFETYEVRGDMPTVPPAVIESIRRNKVCIKGGLATPVGGGVSSLNMQLRKELDLYASLVHCSNLPGLPTRHEGVDIVVIRENTEGEYSGLEHEVVPGVVESLKVITKFCSERIAKYAFEYAYLNNRKKVTAVHKANIMKLADGLFLESCREVASKYPGIQYDEMIVDNCSMQLVSKPEQFDVMVTPNLYGNLVANTAAGIVGGTGIMPGGNVGQDYAVFEQGASAGNVGNEKIMEQKKANPVALLLSSAMMLRHLQFPSFADRLETAVKRVVAEGTYRTKDLGGTSTTQEVTNAVIANLD; encoded by the exons ATGGCGCGGCGATCCGCCCCGCTCCTGCGCCGCCTCGTGGCAGCCGCCTCCCCGCCCGCGCCGGAGCCCCTCCCgggccacggcggcggcctcgCGCGGCGCACGGTGACCTACATGCCACGGCCCGGGGACGGCACCCCGCGCGCCGTCACGCTCATCCCGGGAGACGGCATCGGGCCCCTCGTCACGGGCGCCGTGCGGCAGGTCATGGAGGCGATGCACGCGCCCGTCTACTTCGAGACCTACGAGGTCCGCGGCGACATGCCCACGGTCCCGCCCGCCGTCATCGAGTCCATCCGCCGCAACAAGGTCTGCATCAAGGGCGGCCTCGCCACGCCCGTCGGCGGCGGGGTTTCCTCCCTCAACATGCAGCTCCGGAAGGAGCTCGACCTCTACGCCTCGCTCGTCCACTGCTCCAACCTCCCCGGCCTGCCCACCAGGCACGAGGGCGTTGACATCGTCGTCATCAGGGAGAACACCGAGGGCGAGTACTCGGGGCTCGAGCATGAGGTCGTGCCCGGGGTCGTTGAGAGCCTCAAG gtgatcacAAAGTTTTGCTCTGAGAGGATTGCAAAATATGCGTTCGAGTACGCTTACCTTAACAACCGAAAGAAAGTCACTGCAGTGCATAAAGCAAACATCATGAAGCTTGCTGATGGTTTGTTCTTGGAGTCCTGCCGTGAGGTTGCTTCAAAGTATCCTGGTATTCAGTACGATGAAATGATTGTTGACAATTGCTCTATGCAACTTGTCTCAAAGCCTGAACAATTTGATGTCATG GTTACACCTAACCTTTATGGCAATTTGGTGGCCAACACAGCTGCAGGTATTGTTGGAGGGACTGGTATCATGCCTGGAG GTAACGTGGGTCAGGACTATGCCGTCTTCGAGCAAGGTGCTTCTGCGGGAAATGTTGGAAACGAGAAGATCATGGAGCAGAAGAAAGCAAACCCTGTCGCGCTGCTTCTATCATCTGCCATGATGCTGAGACATTTGCAGTTCCCTTCATTCGCTGACCGGCTGGAGACGGCGGTGAAGCGTGTCGTGGCAGAAGGCACATACAGAACAAAGGATCTTGGCGGCACCAGCACCACGCAGGAAGTCACCAACGCGGTGATTGCCAATCTGGATTAG
- the LOC112900301 gene encoding eukaryotic translation initiation factor 4B1-like — protein sequence MAKAWGGVGAWALDAERAEEEEHERAAALPAPEPAGGAASFPSLAEAAAAGGGKSKKKNKGTTLSLSEFTTYGAVAAQRRAAPVEPRGLTPEEMMMLPSGPRERSAEELDRSRGFRSYGGGPGGGERRGFDDEGRRGPGRSSDLDMPSRADEADDWGATKKFTPAATDSGRRDRFGGPSPLGRADDIDDWSRDKKPLPSRYPSLGSGGGGGGFRSSSGFRDSFRDSSASSDSDRWVRGATLTPHNGEGAGERPRIVLDPPKRDPAATSTPPAEVARDRPSPFGAARPREDVLTEKGVDWRKFESGIEQKTGQPTSSHSSKENGAHSSRPRSPGSQVSAVGSEGAPRARPKVNPFGDAKPREVVLQEKGKDWRKIDLELEHRAVNRPQSDEERTLKEEINLMKVDLKGIEGKISDGSDQASVDAKKLSEKISQLESKLEQLTRELDDKIRFGQRPRSGAGRVTALPPTSLAEEPEATVVDRPRSPVVVWNHTKGWKKDGDFKEAEKGPLLVQAEVQIGQ from the exons ATGGCCAAGGCCTGGGGCGGCGTCGGCGCGTGGGCGCTGGACGCCGAGcgcgccgaggaggaggagcacgagCGCGCCGCGGCCTTACCGGCGCCCGagcccgccggcggcgccgccagCTTCCCCAGCCTCGCGGAGGCGGCCGCCGCGGGCGGGGGCAAGtccaagaaaaagaacaagggCACCACCCTGTCGCTCTCCGAGTTCACCACCTACGGCGCGGTCGCGGCCCAGCGCCGCGCTGCGCCCGTGGAGCCCAGGGGCCTCaccccggaggagatgatgatgCTTCCCTCGGGGCCCCGGGAGCGCTCCGCCGAGGAGCTCGACCGCTCCCGCGGCTTCCGCTCCTACGGCGGCGGCCCCGGGGGAGGCGAGCGCCGCGGGTTCGACGACGAGGGCCGCCGCGGGCCGGGCAGGAGCTCGGATCTCGACATGCCCTCCCGCGCCGACGAGGCGGACGACTGGGGGGCCACTAAGAAGTTCACCCCGGCTGCCACCGACTCTGGCCGCCGCGATAGGTTCGGCGGGCCATCCCCGCTCGGCCGCGCGGATGACATTGACGACTGGTCGCGCGACAAGAAGCCGCTCCCGTCGCGCTACCCCAGCCTCGGttctggtggtggcggtggcggatTCCGCAGCTCGTCGGGCTTCCGCGACTCATTCCGCGACTCATCAGCTTCCTCTGATTCCGACCGTTGGGTCCGTGGAGCCACCCTTACGCCACACAACGGCGAGGGGGCGGGGGAGAGGCCGCGCATCGTTCTCGATCCTCCTAAACGTGATCCTGCAGCTACATCTACGCCACCTGCCGAGGTGGCACGCGACCGGCCAAGCCCATTTGGGGCTGCAAGGCCCCGGGAGGATGTGCTGACCGAGAAGGGAGTGGATTGGAGGAAATTCGAGAGTGGGATTGAGCAGAAGACCGGCCAGCCTACCAGCTCGCACTCCAGCAAGGAAAATGGTGCCCATTCCTCCCGCCCTCGGAGCCCTGGATCGCAGGTTTCAGCAGTTGGGAGTGAGGGAGCACCCAGGGCACGGCCAAAGGTTAACCCGTTCGGTGATGCCAAGCCAAGGGAAGTTGTTTTGCAGGAGAAAGGGAAGGATTGGAGGAAGATTGACCTTGAGCTGGAGCATCGTGCTGTAAATAG GCCACAGTCAGATGAAGAAAGAACTTTGAAAGAAGAAATCAACCTTATGAAGGTGGATCTGAAAGGAATCGAGGGAAAGATAAGTGATGGTTCTGACCAAGCCTCGGTAGATGCAAAAAAATTGTCTGAGAAGATATCGCAGTTGGAAAGTAAACTTGAGCAGCTTACAAGGGAGTTGGATGACAAGATTCGATTTGGGCAAAGACCGCGTTCTGGTGCAGGCAGGGTTACAGCACTTCCACCAACTAGTTTAGCAGAGGAACCAGAAGCTACAGTTGTGGACAGACCGCGTTCTCCTGTGGTGGTATGGAACCACACTAAAGGCTGGAAGAAAGATGGGGATTTCAAGGAAGCAGAGAAAGGGCCTCTTTTGGTGCAAGCAGAAGTTCAGATAG GCCAGTGA